GACCTGCTCGCCCAGGCCGCCGATGCCGGCGACCTGCTCCAGCTCTCGGCGCGCGTGCTGACGATGGTGGCCATCACGCTGCCCGTGGCCGCGGTCGTCTACATGCTGGCCCGGTTGGGGCGACAGATCTCACTCGCGACCTGGCGCGCCACCGCGGAGCGCCCGCTGCGGCGTACCGTCGCGGTGATCACGGCCCTGGCGCTGCTGGCGCTGCTGGTGTGGGCGTGGTGGCCACGGACCGACACCTACCGCCCCATCGAGCCCGGCGAGCGGGGCACCATCACCGACCTCGTCCAGCCCGTCTCCGCGCTGGCACGGCCGGCACCCGGCGCCTGGCAGTCCGGTGAGCGCGGCAACGTCCAGGCGGTGTGGGACACCCGCCAGGACCTCCCGACCGAGGCGGAGCCCCAGCTCGCGGTGGTCCTGCAGCCGCGGGATCCGGACGGAACCTCATCGACCGACGGATCGGGTGGTTCCGGCGTCTCGCCGGACGCGTGGATCTTCCCCTTCGACCAGCCACTCGCACCCGAGCCGGGAGACAACCAGGCCCTGGCGGTGGCGACCGAGGACGGCACCGTCGAGTACGACGTCGCCCTCGCCCTGGTGTGGGTCGAGGACGGCGACGCCGCCCTCAACGCCAACGAGGCCTACGCGTTCGCCAGCTGCGAGACGTGCGCCTCGGTCGCGGTCGCCTTCCAGGTGGTGCTGGTGCTCGACGACTCCGACGTCATCGCACCCCAGAACATCGCGGCCGCCGTCAACTACGACTGCGTCAACTGCCTGACCTACGCGCTGGCCCAGCAGCTGATCGTCACCCTCGACGGTCCGCTGTCGGAGGAGGCGATGCAGCAGCTCGACGACGTCTGGGCCCAGATCGCTCAGTTCGGACAGGACATCACCTCGATCCCGTTGGACGAGGTGGCGGCGCAGCTCGACGAGTTCGAGCAGCAGATCCTCGACATCATCGAGGCCGACCAGCCGGGGACCGTGCCCTCCGAGGGGGAGTCGAGCACCGGTGGCAGCAGCCCTTCGCAGGAGCCGTCGGCCGAGCCGTCCGAGAGTGGGACGACCTCCTCGGAGCCGTCGGGCGAGCCCTCGGGGTCGAGCAGCACCCGCAGCTCTCCGAGCCCGTCCGCGTCGACGAGCCCGTCGCGGTCCCCCGAGCCCTCTGGGAGCCCCACGAGCTCGCCCTCGTCGTCCGGCTAGGGCTCGCGGTCGCCCACCAACATCCCCCAGAGGCCGATGAGACCCCTGTCGGCCAAGGGCGCCAGGGTGCCGTCGTCACCGTCCTCGCGCCGTCGGAAGCGGCCGGGAGGCGAGAGGTAGACCGACGCGAACCGCTTCGAGAAGTGATACGGGTCCGCGAACCCGTGGAGTCGCGCGATCTCGGCGATGGAGAGGTTGCTGCGCTGGAGCGCCATGGCGGCACGGCCCAGCCGGACCAGCTCGAGTGCTGAGACCGGCCCACATCCGAACGTCTGGCTGAACGATCGTGAGAAGTGTCCGGACGAGGTGCTGGCCGCGTGGGCCAGCTCAGCGACGCTGACAGCTCGAACCCCCTCGGCCTCCCACACGCTGCGGACATGGCGGAGGGCCGGGACGACGACCGGGGAGACACGCACCGGTGACAGGGCGCGGGGGAGGGGGCCGGAGACGAAGAGGTCGAGCACCAGCTCGACGATCTGATCGCTCCGGGTCCGCTGCGCAGCGCCGATCGAGGCAAGGTCGAGGAGGTACCGGCACAGCGCCTCCAACGGGGCGTGGCCAGCGAATGGCCGCGTCAGCGGCCACGTCTCGGGATCAGCGGCGGTCGCGTGGTCGACCTCGAAGTGCACGAAGGCGTGAGCGGATGGTCGCAGGTCGTCCCAGCGGTAGACGTCCACCATTCCCGGACGGGCGAGTGCCAGCGAGCCCGGTCGCAGGTCGAGCTCTCGAGCCCCGCCGTGGGAGTCGGTCACGGTCCACCGGGCCGACCCCCGCAGGACCCACACGAGCTCGAAGTCCCGCAACGGCCGAGGGCCGTAGCTGGAACCCGGCGGGTAGTGAGCCACCTGGGCCAACCCTCGTGGGCGCACGCCCCAGTCGAGAGATGTCATGATCAGACAATACGGCGACGTGGAACGACATTGTTCCATTCCCGTATCGGCTGGAGACTCAGGAGTCCAGGTGTCATGAACAGACAAGGAGCTTCCGTGACCACGCCCAGTCTCACGCGCCGGCCGGTCCTGCACCACGAGGTCACCGACGAGCTGATCGCCCAGATCCGCGAGGACGGCTACGGGGTGCTGCTCGACGCCATCTCGCCCGCGGAGGTGTCCTCCCTCCGGGAGGAGGCGGTGCGGCTCTGCAGCGGAGAGCTCGCCGAGATCGCCGGAGGCCCTGCCCCACGACCTGGGGAGTCGGCCGACGAGCTCATGCGGCGCTTCCTGTGCATCCACTATCCCCACAAGGTGTCGGACGTGGCCCTCCGTGCCCTCATGGCCCCCCGGGTCGTGGACGTGCTCACCCGGGTCATCGGACCCAACGTCAAGGCGATGCAGTCGATGCTCTTCATCAAGTCCGAGGGCAAGCCCGGACAACCGTGGCACCAGGACGAGTACTTCATCCCCACGCGCGACAGATCCCTCACGGCGGCCTGGATCGCGCTCGACGACGCGACCGTGGAGAACGGGTGCCTCTGGGTCCTCCCCGGCTCTCACCGTCGGGGGATCCTCTACCCCGACCGGGAGCAGGACGACGATCGGTTCGACTGCTCCATCGAGGCCTACGACTTCCCTTACCGAGATGAGGATGCCGTGCCCGTGGAGGTGCCCGCGGGAGCGGCCGTCATCTTCAACGGCTACCTGCTCCACCGGTCACTGGAGAACTCCGGGAAGCACGGCTACCGGCGTGCCCTGGCCAACCACTACATGAGCGCCGAGTCGTTGCTCCCGTGGCGGGACCTTCCGGAAGGCGTCCACGTCGGCAAGCACGACTTCCGTGACGTCGTGCTCGTAGCCGGCGAGGACCCCTATGCCTACAAGGGAACCCCGGACCTCTCGCGTCCACTCTCCCGCCCGGACAAGAACGGCGGCTGCGACCGCTGATCAGCAGGGCCGGCTCACCACGGGTCGGCCAGGCCGAGCAGCTCCAGGCAGGCGACGGCGACGACCGCTACGGTCAGCGCGAGCGCGGAGCGGCCGCCTCGGAGCGGGCTGTCCGTGCCGGGAGCGTTCCGCTGCCGGTACCGCGCCCGTCCGTGCCAGAAGACCCAGCAGCACGCCGTCACGCCCGCGGCCGAGACGATGACAGCGGCAGGTCCCAGCCGGTCGTAGGTCAACCGGGCCGTGACCGCGGCCGCCACCAACAGCGCCAGCGCGGTGCGCTGCCACGCCAGGGCGGTGCGTTCGTTCTGCAGCCCGTTGTGCGGCACTGCTCGTCACGCCATCAGGACGAGGACCACGGCACTCGC
The genomic region above belongs to Nocardioides coralli and contains:
- a CDS encoding DUF202 domain-containing protein; amino-acid sequence: MPHNGLQNERTALAWQRTALALLVAAAVTARLTYDRLGPAAVIVSAAGVTACCWVFWHGRARYRQRNAPGTDSPLRGGRSALALTVAVVAVACLELLGLADPW
- a CDS encoding phytanoyl-CoA dioxygenase family protein, whose product is MTTPSLTRRPVLHHEVTDELIAQIREDGYGVLLDAISPAEVSSLREEAVRLCSGELAEIAGGPAPRPGESADELMRRFLCIHYPHKVSDVALRALMAPRVVDVLTRVIGPNVKAMQSMLFIKSEGKPGQPWHQDEYFIPTRDRSLTAAWIALDDATVENGCLWVLPGSHRRGILYPDREQDDDRFDCSIEAYDFPYRDEDAVPVEVPAGAAVIFNGYLLHRSLENSGKHGYRRALANHYMSAESLLPWRDLPEGVHVGKHDFRDVVLVAGEDPYAYKGTPDLSRPLSRPDKNGGCDR
- a CDS encoding helix-turn-helix transcriptional regulator; translation: MTSLDWGVRPRGLAQVAHYPPGSSYGPRPLRDFELVWVLRGSARWTVTDSHGGARELDLRPGSLALARPGMVDVYRWDDLRPSAHAFVHFEVDHATAADPETWPLTRPFAGHAPLEALCRYLLDLASIGAAQRTRSDQIVELVLDLFVSGPLPRALSPVRVSPVVVPALRHVRSVWEAEGVRAVSVAELAHAASTSSGHFSRSFSQTFGCGPVSALELVRLGRAAMALQRSNLSIAEIARLHGFADPYHFSKRFASVYLSPPGRFRRREDGDDGTLAPLADRGLIGLWGMLVGDREP